CGCTCAGAGCGGACTTAATGATCTTAATTAGGAATATAATTGAGAAAAATGGCTGGAGCCAATCAGAGGCAGCTAATAAGCTAGGCGTTTCTCAACCTAGAATATCTAATATCTTAAATGGAAAGATAGATGTTGTAAGTCTCGATTGTTTATTTTCAATCCTTGATAAATTGGGCT
The sequence above is drawn from the Pleionea litopenaei genome and encodes:
- a CDS encoding helix-turn-helix domain-containing protein encodes the protein MIKLYESPFHATEEEEVASNLALRADLMILIRNIIEKNGWSQSEAANKLGVSQPRISNILNGKIDVVSLDCLFSILDKLGFKSRLKMNDDQNPPAINILQVAS